A region from the Anoplolepis gracilipes chromosome 2, ASM4749672v1, whole genome shotgun sequence genome encodes:
- the Serrs-m gene encoding serine--tRNA ligase, mitochondrial: MKFKLEKCLKQFCRLRSSWLYTLPAETSGKNVANEKLCLPEPEYDTDFLCNAKNRDAILNNIKRRKDVGDIDKVLEFSNKPEKRELFLQELSKIPNCTHPAVLEYGDVPKLLKQCGEKVKFDFQPEEFAELAANLKAIRTQILGPIAGQRSYILLGDLAELEEALIQYTIGKLMKYGFKLISVPDIIQPSIIERCGLIVGDERTLVYNLDLCHGDDYSLSGTAEMSLAGKLMNTTFSCDNLPLKLVAVSRCYRAEGSSSLDERGIYRVHQFTKVEMFVCSEPCQSEKIFQDLQDIQEELFSSLGLHFQIMDMPPTDLGSPAYRKCDMEGWMPGRKLYGELSSCSNCTDYQSRRLNIKYRTKEGNIVHVHTLNGTACAIPRMLIALCETYQTKHHRITVPEKLVPLMKGKTLIKKQSIAPMRHYKYKQRLSPK, translated from the exons atgaaatttaagcTTGAAAAGTGTCTCAAGCAATTTTGTAGACTCCGATCTTCTTGGCTATACACATTG CCTGCAGAAACATCAGGAAAAAACGTGGCCAACGAGAAATTATGCCTGCCTGAACCGGAATATGATACagattttttatgcaatgCTAAAAATCGTGATgctattttgaataatatcaaAAGAAGGAAGGATGTTGGCGATATCGATAAAGTTCTCGAATTTTCAAACAAGCCCGAGAAGCGAGAATTGTTCTTACaagaattaagtaaaatacCAAACTGTACACATCCTGCAGTACTTGAATACGGCGATGTACCAAAGCTTTTGAAACAATGTGgcgaaaaagtaaaattcgATTTTCAACCTGAAGAATTTGCTGAGCTTGCCGCTAATCTAAAAGCAATAAGAACGCAAATTCTAGGTCCTATTGCTGGACAGAGGAGTTATATACTTTTGGGCGATTTGGCAGAATTGGAAGAGGCACTAATTCAGTATACTATTGGGAAATTGATGAAGTATGGATTTAAGCTAATATCAGTTCCTGATATTATTCAACCTTCAATTATCGAGAGATGTGGTTTAATAGTGGGTGATGAACGAACTCTTGTATACAATTTGGATCTTTGTCATGGCGATGACTATAGTCTGTCTGGGACTGCAGAAATGTCGTTAGCTGGAAAGCTGATGAATACTACATTCTCTTGTGATAATTTACCACTGAAACTAGTCGCTGTTAGTCGATGTTATCGTGCCGAGGGTTCAAGTTCACTCGATGAAAGAGGAATATATAG AGTTCATCAGTTCACCAAAGTGGAAATGTTTGTCTGTTCCGAGCCGTGTCAAtctgagaaaatatttcaagatctTCAAGACATACAAGAGGAATTGTTCTCTTCATTAGGattacattttcaaataatggATATGCCTCCAACTGATCTCGGTTCACCAGCTTATAG aaaatgtgATATGGAAGGCTGGATGCCTGGAAGAAAATTGTACGGTGAATTATCTAGTTGTAGTAATTGCACAGATTATCAATCTAGACGTCTcaacattaaatatagaacCAAAGAGGGTAACATAGTTCACGTGCATACATTGAATGGAACTGCGTGTGCAATACCTCGCATGCTAATCGCGTTATGCGAGACTTATCAAACAAAACATCACCGAATTACTGTGCCAGAGAAATTGGTGCCTTTAATGAAGGGTAAAACACTTATTAAGAAACAATCAATAGCACCCATGAGACATTATAAGTATAAACAAAGATTAAgtccaaaataa
- the LOC140673823 gene encoding uncharacterized protein isoform X2 translates to MEISSELLESLVMDNKDVMEVLKDGSVTEEDIIFESEATEDSEEAEIEEIIEIIEEVEECDDTVQDDNVSLSEDKDKTVTKDSGTVERTEKIDQVTRKNIELYGFEEENLVFAVQSAKKDSTKNTNSTTRKIISKQVINYDVDEDWQDEELEHINELDNTSELAGNHADSLQIQADKKHVNNQTASLQSNKIDLRIHVDSVKRSDKSRMDSGIGNNINNIEDDNETTHEIVKNVENNLLYTVLGTKKQDSSKQQQEKLNDAHYVKMERLEENTIPVEGTIYYEGDNMETLYVAQPIDDNEQYQYDNATIEQDEQMSWEAANPESNQNQEEDNSQDQIFLHEDEDGQLYFKDASGILQPVYLTEDGNYAIAEPSDDHTGKELQSKAQQNDTIEDDTYILPDSDSKSNKQATSNAISPTSLQDFDNEENTVTISLIISEDENGQKRTQVIIPTTDNLKCDICNKSFKTSCQLLRHNRLKHAREEDITTRNFPCDLCPKRYPDQTSLARHRKTHTGDRPFQCLECHKNFPTSTALRRHLTLHNSQSRPLPCIYCGRRFMDKTSLAKHEESHMPNEQRKYTCDICQKTFHHVTDLSMHKKYHDPDKKFDCEVCGREFNRLNNLQRHMMVHQQQQGGNEKILYKRRKYKDNIQQGGNEEILSCDVCGITYKFMSSLTRHMVTTHMNPEKLRQQAEEQRRKRENNYRKYLENRKMYETQHSTYGTRRKYHLVSESNDETA, encoded by the exons ATGGAGATATCCTCAGAATTGTTGGAGAGCTTGGTTATGGATAACAAAGATGTTATGGAGGTGCTGAAAGATGGAAGTGTCACGGaggaagatattatttttgaatctgAAGCAACCGAGGACTCCGAAGAAGCagaaatagaagaaattatagaaataatcgaGGAAGTTGAAGAGTGCGACGATACTGTACAGGATGATAATGTATCTTTGTCGGAGGATAAAGATAAGACAGTGACTAAGGATAGCGGAACGGTTGAGAGAACAGAGAAGATTGATCAAGTAACTAGGAAAAATATAGAACTTTATGGCTTCGAGGAGGAGAATTTAGTGTTTGCTGTGCAATCTGCAAAGAAGGATTCGACCAAAAATACTAATAGCACCACAAGGAAGATTATTAGTAaacaagttataaattatgacGTAGACGAGGACTGGCAGGATGAAGAATTGGAACACATAAATGAATTGGATAATACTTCTGAATTAGCGGGCAATCATGCAGATTCTTTACAAATACAAGCAGATaaaaaacatgtaaataaTCAAACCGCTTCGCTACAATCAAACAAAATAGATTTAAGAATTCATGTGGATTCCGTGAAAAGGTCGGACAAATCTCGAATGGACAGTGGGattggaaataatataaataatattgaagatGATAACGAGACGACTCACGAGATAGTGAAAAATgtagagaataatttattgtatactgTGCTTGGTACAAAGAAGCAAGATTCGTCTAAGCAGCAACAAGAAAAGCTCAATGATGCGCATTATGTCAAA ATGGAACGACTCGAGGAAAACACTATACCAGTCGAGGGTACTATTTACTATGAAGGAGACAATATGGAAACATTATATGTAGCTCAACCTATCGATGATAATGAGCAATATCAGTATGATAATGCGACAATAGAGCAAGATGAGCAAATGTCTTGGGAAGCGGCAAATCCCGAATCTAATCAAAATCAGGAAGAGGATAATTCTCAA gATCAGATATTTTTACACGAAGACGAGGACGGTCAGTTGTACTTTAAGGATGCTAGTGGAATTTTGCAACCAGTATATTTGACCGAGGATGGAAATTATGCGATTGCTGAACCCAGTGATGATCATACTGGTAAAGAATTGCAATCAAAAGCTCAACAAAACGATACGATTGAAGATGATACTTACATTTTGCCTGATTCGGATTCTAAGTCTAATAAACAG GCGACCAGTAATGCGATATCACCGACGTCGCTTCAAGATTTtgataatgaagaaaatactGTAACtatatctttgataatatcGGAAGATGAAAATGGACAAAAGAGGACTCAAGTTATTATACCAACAACGGATAATTTAAAGTGTGACATCTGtaacaaaagttttaaaactTCCTGCCAATTACTCAGACATAATAGATTAAAACACGCTCGCGAGGAAGATATAACTACAAGAAACTTTCCTTGCGATTTGTGTCCTAAAAG GTATCCGGATCAAACTTCTTTAGCTCGCCATAGAAAAACACATACCGGCGATCGACCGTTTCAGTGTCTGGAATGTCATAAAAACTTTCCTACTTCTACGGCGTTACGTCGTCACTTAACGTTACACAATTCGCAATCGCGACCGCTTCCTTGCATCTACTGCGGTCGCCGGTTCATGGACAAGACTAGTTTAGCGAAACACGAAGAATCACATATGCCTAATGAACAGCGCAAGTATACGTGTGACATATGTCAAAAGACCTTCCATCATGTAACTGACTTGAGTATGCACAAGAAGTATCACGATCCTGATAAGAAATTCGATTGCGAGGTCTGCGGTCGCGAGTTTAACAGATTAAACAACTTGCAAAGACACATGATGGTACATcaacaa CAACAAGGAGGAAACGAGAAGatactttataaaagaagaaaatataaagataatatt CAACAAGGAGGAAACGAGGAGATACTTTCCTGCGACGTATGTGGAATCACGTATAAATTCATGAGTTCGTTGACGAGACATATGGTGACTACTCATATGAATCCTGAAAAATTGAGACAGCAGGCAGAAGAGCAGAGAAGGAAACGTGAGAATAATTACCGAAAGTATTTAGAAAACCGAAAGATGTACGAAACTCAGCATTCTACGTACGGTACAAGACGTAAATATCATTTAGTTTCCGAAAGTAATGACGAAACGGCCTGA
- the LOC140673823 gene encoding uncharacterized protein isoform X1 has translation MEISSELLESLVMDNKDVMEVLKDGSVTEEDIIFESEATEDSEEAEIEEIIEIIEEVEECDDTVQDDNVSLSEDKDKTVTKDSGTVERTEKIDQVTRKNIELYGFEEENLVFAVQSAKKDSTKNTNSTTRKIISKQVINYDVDEDWQDEELEHINELDNTSELAGNHADSLQIQADKKHVNNQTASLQSNKIDLRIHVDSVKRSDKSRMDSGIGNNINNIEDDNETTHEIVKNVENNLLYTVLGTKKQDSSKQQQEKLNDAHYVKMERLEENTIPVEGTIYYEGDNMETLYVAQPIDDNEQYQYDNATIEQDEQMSWEAANPESNQNQEEDNSQDQIFLHEDEDGQLYFKDASGILQPVYLTEDGNYAIAEPSDDHTGKELQSKAQQNDTIEDDTYILPDSDSKSNKQATSNAISPTSLQDFDNEENTVTISLIISEDENGQKRTQVIIPTTDNLKCDICNKSFKTSCQLLRHNRLKHAREEDITTRNFPCDLCPKRYPDQTSLARHRKTHTGDRPFQCLECHKNFPTSTALRRHLTLHNSQSRPLPCIYCGRRFMDKTSLAKHEESHMPNEQRKYTCDICQKTFHHVTDLSMHKKYHDPDKKFDCEVCGREFNRLNNLQRHMMVHQQQQGGNEEILSCDVCGITYKFMSSLTRHMVTTHMNPEKLRQQAEEQRRKRENNYRKYLENRKMYETQHSTYGTRRKYHLVSESNDETA, from the exons ATGGAGATATCCTCAGAATTGTTGGAGAGCTTGGTTATGGATAACAAAGATGTTATGGAGGTGCTGAAAGATGGAAGTGTCACGGaggaagatattatttttgaatctgAAGCAACCGAGGACTCCGAAGAAGCagaaatagaagaaattatagaaataatcgaGGAAGTTGAAGAGTGCGACGATACTGTACAGGATGATAATGTATCTTTGTCGGAGGATAAAGATAAGACAGTGACTAAGGATAGCGGAACGGTTGAGAGAACAGAGAAGATTGATCAAGTAACTAGGAAAAATATAGAACTTTATGGCTTCGAGGAGGAGAATTTAGTGTTTGCTGTGCAATCTGCAAAGAAGGATTCGACCAAAAATACTAATAGCACCACAAGGAAGATTATTAGTAaacaagttataaattatgacGTAGACGAGGACTGGCAGGATGAAGAATTGGAACACATAAATGAATTGGATAATACTTCTGAATTAGCGGGCAATCATGCAGATTCTTTACAAATACAAGCAGATaaaaaacatgtaaataaTCAAACCGCTTCGCTACAATCAAACAAAATAGATTTAAGAATTCATGTGGATTCCGTGAAAAGGTCGGACAAATCTCGAATGGACAGTGGGattggaaataatataaataatattgaagatGATAACGAGACGACTCACGAGATAGTGAAAAATgtagagaataatttattgtatactgTGCTTGGTACAAAGAAGCAAGATTCGTCTAAGCAGCAACAAGAAAAGCTCAATGATGCGCATTATGTCAAA ATGGAACGACTCGAGGAAAACACTATACCAGTCGAGGGTACTATTTACTATGAAGGAGACAATATGGAAACATTATATGTAGCTCAACCTATCGATGATAATGAGCAATATCAGTATGATAATGCGACAATAGAGCAAGATGAGCAAATGTCTTGGGAAGCGGCAAATCCCGAATCTAATCAAAATCAGGAAGAGGATAATTCTCAA gATCAGATATTTTTACACGAAGACGAGGACGGTCAGTTGTACTTTAAGGATGCTAGTGGAATTTTGCAACCAGTATATTTGACCGAGGATGGAAATTATGCGATTGCTGAACCCAGTGATGATCATACTGGTAAAGAATTGCAATCAAAAGCTCAACAAAACGATACGATTGAAGATGATACTTACATTTTGCCTGATTCGGATTCTAAGTCTAATAAACAG GCGACCAGTAATGCGATATCACCGACGTCGCTTCAAGATTTtgataatgaagaaaatactGTAACtatatctttgataatatcGGAAGATGAAAATGGACAAAAGAGGACTCAAGTTATTATACCAACAACGGATAATTTAAAGTGTGACATCTGtaacaaaagttttaaaactTCCTGCCAATTACTCAGACATAATAGATTAAAACACGCTCGCGAGGAAGATATAACTACAAGAAACTTTCCTTGCGATTTGTGTCCTAAAAG GTATCCGGATCAAACTTCTTTAGCTCGCCATAGAAAAACACATACCGGCGATCGACCGTTTCAGTGTCTGGAATGTCATAAAAACTTTCCTACTTCTACGGCGTTACGTCGTCACTTAACGTTACACAATTCGCAATCGCGACCGCTTCCTTGCATCTACTGCGGTCGCCGGTTCATGGACAAGACTAGTTTAGCGAAACACGAAGAATCACATATGCCTAATGAACAGCGCAAGTATACGTGTGACATATGTCAAAAGACCTTCCATCATGTAACTGACTTGAGTATGCACAAGAAGTATCACGATCCTGATAAGAAATTCGATTGCGAGGTCTGCGGTCGCGAGTTTAACAGATTAAACAACTTGCAAAGACACATGATGGTACATcaacaa CAACAAGGAGGAAACGAGGAGATACTTTCCTGCGACGTATGTGGAATCACGTATAAATTCATGAGTTCGTTGACGAGACATATGGTGACTACTCATATGAATCCTGAAAAATTGAGACAGCAGGCAGAAGAGCAGAGAAGGAAACGTGAGAATAATTACCGAAAGTATTTAGAAAACCGAAAGATGTACGAAACTCAGCATTCTACGTACGGTACAAGACGTAAATATCATTTAGTTTCCGAAAGTAATGACGAAACGGCCTGA
- the LOC140673897 gene encoding bifunctional peptidase and (3S)-lysyl hydroxylase Jmjd7-like, whose translation MSNAETRIHEAYHVLSQEAKELYLQSKVAEINYTKITPLTFYREYVSKNIPLVIKEAIKHWPALSKWSIPYLGEVFGDENVTVAVTPNGYADAIARRDDETREEFFVMPEERLLAMSEFLDTLENVKKDSVFYIQKQNSNFIHGFRKLWSDAEIEIPWATQAFGKQPDAVNFWMGDERAVTSMHKDPYENIYCVVSGEKNFILHPPTDLPWIPYRNYPSATYKEYESGKWIIEPIASEMSDLEQTVNSTLTPWICIDPLNPDYKKYPEYRNAHTLKVTLKAGDALYLPSLWFHHVRQSHGCISINYWYDMEFDIKYAYFKTLETLCK comes from the exons ATGTCAAATGCTGAAACTAGAATCCACGAGGCGTATCATGTCTTGTCACAAGAGGCAAAAG aattgTATTTGCAAAGTAAAGTTGcagaaataaattacacaaaaattacACCTCTTACTTTCTACCGAGAGTATGTCTCGAAAAATATACCATTGGTGATAAAAGAAGCGATAAAACACTGGCCTGCTTTAAGCAAATGGTCTATACCATACCTTGGTGAAGTATTTGGCGACGAAAATGTTACAGTTGCTGTAACGCCGAATGGCTACGCAGATGCAATAGCCAGAAGGGATGACGAGACTAGGGAAGAATTTTTCGTAATGCCTGAGGAACGTTTACTCGCAATGTCAGAGTTTCTCGATACGttagaaaatgtaaagaaagaCAGCGTGTTTTACATACAGAagcaaaattcaaattttatacatggTTTTCGCAAATTATGGTCAGATGCGGAAATTGAAATACCATGGGCCACGCAAGCATTTGGAAAGCAACCCGACGCTGTAAACTTTTGGATGGGAGATGAAAGAGCTGTAACTTCCa tgcaCAAAGATccttatgaaaatatatattgtgttgtGTCTggtgaaaagaattttatcttacatccTCCCACGGATTTACCATGGATTCCGTATAGAAATTATCCATCTGCTACTTACAAAGAATATGAATCTGGAAAATGGATTATCGAACCGATAGCTAGTGAAATGTCTGATTTAGAACAGACTGTCAATTCTACATTGACACCATGGATATGTATAGACCCTTTAAATCCAGATTACAAAAA atatccAGAATATCGTAATGCACACACTTTGAAAGTAACGCTGAAAGCTGGAGATGCATTATATTTACCATCTTTATGGTTCCATCATGTAAGACAGTCCCATGGTTGTATATCCATCAATTATTGGTACGATATggaatttgatattaaatacgCGTACTTTAAAACACTTGAGACATTGTGCAAATAA